Proteins encoded together in one Quercus lobata isolate SW786 chromosome 3, ValleyOak3.0 Primary Assembly, whole genome shotgun sequence window:
- the LOC115978862 gene encoding uncharacterized protein LOC115978862, whose translation MVSSSFSPLSQFSLTSFNVCEKPTSHKIYKIPIGCTLKLKSSSGSSWTSSSTSSPSCQVLHKSLPLAASVVVLLWSNPAKAGFLSGFPGIESVPGPKLPEIEFLNRFNEQNQKRYAELDDKFKSSPLLKEYLEKTKLNKEKNRQETQDKYCLRGAEWGVGDCSAEGMSAEDKEKFIAALKQKVGVK comes from the exons ATGGTTTCCTCTTcattctctcctctctctcaattttcatTAACCAGCTTCAATGTCTGTGAGAAACCCACTagccataaaatttacaaaatccCAATTGGGTGCACTTTGAAACTCAAAAGTTCCTCTGGTTCTTCTTGgacttcttcttcaacttcttcACCATCTTGCCAAGTTCTTCACAAGTCTCTTCCCTTGGCTGCTTCAGTTGTTGTTCTTCTCTGGTCAAATCCAG CAAAAGCTGGATTTCTATCAGGATTCCCTGGAATAGAATCAGTTCCTGGACCTAAGTTGCCTGAAATTGAATTTCTCAATCGCTTCAACG AACAAAACCAGAAGAGGTATGCAGAACTTGATGACAAATTCAAATCATCTCCTCTGCTCAAGGAATACCTTGAGAAAACCAAGTTGAACAAAGAAAA GAATCGCCAAGAAACTCAGGACAAGTACTGCTTACGTGGAGCAGAATGGGGTGTTGGAGATTGTTCAGCAGAGGGAATGTCAGCTGAGGATAAAGAGAAGTTCATTGCGGCTTTGAAGCAGAAGGTTGGAGTGAAATAA
- the LOC115978863 gene encoding LOW QUALITY PROTEIN: UDP-glycosyltransferase 13-like (The sequence of the model RefSeq protein was modified relative to this genomic sequence to represent the inferred CDS: inserted 2 bases in 1 codon), with translation MSTCNELSQPHQPHVALLPSAGMGHLTPFLRLATKLIHHHCRVTLITTHPTVSLTESQFITRFLSAVPQVTQLQFHLLPLDPSTANSNDPFWLRFEAIRRSAHLLSPLLSSLSPPLHALIYDVSLISSVIPVIESLHISNYILFPSSARMFSLFSHFPNFASKAIFGDVLEVIPGLKPIPRSSIPPLLLIPDSLFAKIIKEDSPKLPKSNGVLINTFEGLESEALEAFSNRKSVIEGLPPVLAVGPLVPCEFEKGEWDEPLKWLNEQEDGSVVYVSFGSKTAMSRDQLREVGHGLLKSECRFLWVVKDKQVDKEDXKGLDEVVGHELIEKMKEKGLVVKKWVDQGELLGHRAVGGFVSHCGWNSVLEAAWHGVPILAWPQGGDQKINAEVVEMSGVGIWEKSWGWGGNDDQMVVKGEEIGKRIREMMGKELLRVQAAHIREEARKAFGVGGNCERKFKQLVKEWK, from the exons ATGTCAACTTGTAATGAGCTTTCACAGCCTCACCAACCTCATGTAGCTCTTCTCCCAAGTGCTGGTATGGGCCATCTCACACCCTTTCTTAGACTTGCTACAAAGCTTATCCACCATCATTGCCGTGTCACTCTCATCACCACTCACCCCACTGTGTCACTCACTGAGTCTCAATTCATTACCCGCTTCCTCTCAGCTGTCCCTCAAGTCACACAATTGCAATTCCATCTCCTCCCTTTAGACCCTTCCACAGCCAATTCCAATGACCCTTTTTGGCTTCGTTTTGAAGCTATTCGTCGCTCAGCTCACCtcctctctcctctcctctcttcaCTTTCTCCACCTCTTCATGCTCTCATCTATGATGTAAGTTTGATTTCCTCTGTGATTCCAGTCATTGAAAGCTTACATATTTCTAACTATATTCTCTTTCCTTCATCAGCAAGAATGTTCTCTTTATTTTCACACTTCCCAAATTTTGCATCCAAAGCTATATTTGGTGATGTTCTTGAAGTGATTCCAGGGCTTAAGCCAATCCCCAGATCGTCAATCCCACCTTTGCTTCTTATCCCAGATAGTCTTTTTGCAAAAATAATCAAGGAAGACAGTCCTAAACTCCCAAAATCAAATGGGGTTTTGATCAATACTTTTGAAGGACTAGAATCAGAAGCACTAGAAGCATTTAGTAATAGAAAATCAGTGATTGAAGGGTTGCCACCTGTGTTAGCTGTTGGTCCTTTGGTGCCATGTGAGTTTGAGAAGGGAGAGTGGGATGAGCCATTGAAGTGGCTCAATGAACAAGAAGATGGTTCAGTGGTGTATGTTAGCTTTGGTAGTAAGACAGCTATGTCTAGGGACCAATTAAGAGAAGTAGGACATGGGCTACTTAAAAGTGAGTGTAGATTTTTGTGGGTGGTGAAGGATAAGCAAGTTGACAAGGAGGA AAAGGGTTTGGATGAAGTGGTAGGGCATGAGCTTATAGAGAAGATGAAGGAGAAAGGGTTGGTGGTGAAGAAATGGGTGGACCAAGGAGAGTTACTTGGTCACAGGGCTGTGGGAGGGTTTGTGAGCCATTGTGGTTGGAATTCAGTGCTTGAGGCTGCATGGCATGGTGTGCCAATTTTAGCTTGGCCACAAGGTGGGGATCAGAAGATTAATGCAGAGGTGGTGGAGATGAGTGGGGTTGGGATTTGGGAGAAGAGTTGGGGATGGGGTGGAAATGATGATCAAATGGTGGTTAAGGGGGAAGAGATTGGGAAGAGAATTAGAGAGATGATGGGGAAGGAATTGTTGAGAGTGCAAGCAGCTCACATAAGAGAAGAGGCAAGGAAAGCATTTGGCGTTGGTGGGAATTGTGAGAGAAAGTTCAAGCAATTGGTTAAAGAGTGGAAGTGA